A genome region from Trichoderma asperellum chromosome 7, complete sequence includes the following:
- a CDS encoding uncharacterized protein (BUSCO:EOG092D44FK): MPRELRNRKVASPKNEAAKPLEKATPKGKRKAAAEVASPVALKKQKSSKKPEVEAKSTKSPKPKAKEEKKEEKKEDKKEEKKEEKKEEKKEDKKEDKKEDVIEMDEDSDSEGQEGEENLQVLAVNIDPEEENAVAQEEFQPGQDVGKIPKVSKDVQKSIKASKEEPGVVYIGRIPHGFYEFEMKQYLSQFGPISRLRLSRNKKTGASKHFAFVEFAEASTAEIVSKTMDNYLLFGHILKCKVLSKDQIHDDLFKGANRRFKKVPWNKMAGLQLTKPQTESAWEAKVSRERNNRAKKAAKLQALGYSYEAPALKDVPAPAPAAIENGEEAKAIEAAPETTPEEKPAEESEKVEAEEKPSTPAKTKATPVKKAAAKPKTPRSTKAKKAKA; this comes from the exons ATGCCTCGAGAACTTCGCAACCGAAAGG TTGCATCCCCGAAGAACGAGGCCGCAAAGCCTTTGGAGAAGGCAACTCccaagggaaaaagaaagg cagccgccgaagTAGCTTCACCTGTAGCgctgaagaagcaaaagtCCAGCAAAAAGCCCGAAGTTGAGGCCAAGTCGACCAAGTCCCCAAAGCCCAAGGctaaggaagaaaagaaggaagagaagaaggaggacaagaaggaagagaagaaggaagagaagaaggaagagaagaaggaggacaagaaggaggacAAGAAGGAAGATGTGATTGAGATGGACGAAGATTCAGACTCCGAAGGCCAAGAGGGCGAAGAGAATCTCCAGGTCCTTGCCGTCAACATTGACCCAGAAGAGGAGAACGCGGTGGCTCAAGAAGAGTTCCAGCCCGGACAAGATGTCGGCAAGATCCCCAAGGTCTCGAAAGATGTCCAGAAATCGATAAAGGCTTCAAAGGAGGAACCCGGCGTTGTCTATATTGGACGCATACCCCACGGTTTCTACGAGTTCGAAATGAAGCAATACTTGTCCCAATTCGGTCCCATCTCACGACTCCGCCTATCGCGCAACAAGAAGACGGGTGCCAGCAAGCACTTTGCCTTTGTCGAGTTTGCCGAGGCTAGCACGGCCGAGATTGTCTCCAAGACTATGGATAACTATCTTCTTTTTGGACACATTCTGAAGTGCAAGGTTCTCTCCAAGGACCAGATCCACGACGACCTGTTCAAGGGAGCGAACAGGAGATTTAAGAAGGTGCCATGGAACAAGATGGCCGGCCTGCAGTTGACAAAGCCTCAGACTGAATCAGCCTGGGAAGCCAAGGTCTCCAGAGAGCGAAACAACCGTGCAAAGAAGGCTGCCAAACTACAGGCACTGGGATATTCTTATGAGGCCCCCGCACTGAAAGACGTTCCGGCACCCGCACCCGCGGCAATtgagaatggagaggaggccaaggcgaTTGAGGCTGCTCCTGAAACAACACCCGAGGAGAAGCCAGCGGAGGAGTCCGAGAAGGtggaagctgaagagaagcctTCAACCCCGGCGAAGACAAAGGCCACTCCGGTAAAGAAGGCGGCGGCCAAGCCCAAGACGCCCAGGTcaaccaaggccaagaaggccaaggcttAA
- a CDS encoding uncharacterized protein (EggNog:ENOG41~BUSCO:EOG092D2WL3), producing MSSTAATEPSLTSSPAAKKKSNKKKKNANKNKESAQPSNGDIKVDKDEIDDEPDTPTTAEIPGNVDHTDEPKAESNGHAVAPSNHEHNEPTLLQNYDGDSDTSAKLEAMGKEREALRVEVEQLRKQLESIQENHQTEVSQLQTELEDSNAARETAEEQYQTLLGRVEKIKETLSDRLKRDKAELEEAKEHIEELEAQNEELRNSADSSSGEIAKLKEELQDATRELTTLRSRNNLSATNWGKEREELIKSIQHLKEEMETTSNAMGEWEVIAMEERSIKENLGDKISELEEEIAGLREGYEAAASERDSQATLIDNLQNALREIQDARKKELRDLVETSEAQLQEQKKLVREAVAKATEAQEAKDELVKELERTSPFEKEVKEKNLLIGKLRHEAIVLNDHLTKALRYLKKTKPEDNVDRQVVTNHLLHFLTLDRGDAKRFQVLQVMAGYLNWTDEQREQAGLARPGGSSNSLRLPLSPFQRTPSSPSLSADIFSEPSSARDRESLAELWAGFLERSAQEGTSEGPSRKGSASSVATGAGVTIGRPESRS from the exons ATGTCCTCGACAGCGGCCACAGAGCCTAGCTTAACGTCCAGTCCAG cggcaaagaagaagagtaacaagaagaagaagaatgcgaacaagaacaaagaaTCAGCCCAGCCGAGCAACGGCGACATCAAGGTCGATAAGGACGAGATAGATGACGAACCGGACACCCCAACGACTGCT GAAATACCCGGCAATGTCGATCACACAGACGAACCCAAGGCCGAGAGCAACGGGCACGCGGTAGCACCTTCAAATCACGAGCATAACGAGCCCACTTTGTTGCAGAACTACGATGGCGATTCCGATACATCAGCGAAACTAGAAGCCATGGGCAAGGAGCGAGAGGCTCTCCGGGTCGAAGTTGAACAGTTGCGCAAACAGCTGGAAAGCATCCAGGAAAATCACCAGACTGAGGTCTCGCAGCTGCAGACAGAACTAGAGGACAGCAATGCGGCAAGAGAAACTGCGGAAGAGCAATATCAAACGCTGCTAGGGCGAGTcgagaaaattaaagaaaccCTGAGCGACAGACTTAAACGCGACAAGGCtgagctggaagaggcgAAAGAGCACATCGAGGAGCTTGAGGCGCAAAATGAGGAGCTTCGAAACTCGGCAGATTCATCCAGCGGAGAAatcgccaagctcaaggaaGAGCTTCAGGACGCCACGCGGGAGCTGACAACTCTGCGCAGTCGCAATAACCTGTCTGCAACAAATTGGgggaaagaaagggaagagcTCATCAAGTCGATTCAGCACCTcaaagaagagatggagacaACTTCCAATGCCATGGGCGAGTGGGAGGTCATTGCCATGGAAGAGCGTTCTATCAAAGAGAATCTTGGAGATAAAATCAGCGAACTGGAGGAGGAAATCGCTGGCTTAAGAGAGGGATATGAGGCCGCCGCCTCTGAGCGCGATAGCCAGGCAACGCTCATCGACAACCTCCAGAACGCTTTACGAGAGATCCAAGACGCCCGAAAGAAGGAGCTCCGCGATTTGGTCGAAACTAGTGAAGCGCAGCTCCAGGAACAGAAGAAACTGGTGCGCGAGGCTGTCGCAAAAGCTACAGAGGCACAGGAGGCCAAGGACGAGCTTGTCAAAGAGCTCGAGCGCACTTCTCCATTTGAAAAGGAggtcaaagaaaagaacctTCTCATCGGAAAGCTGCGACATGAGGCTATTGTGCTCAATGATCACCTTACCAAGGCTCTGCGCTACCTAAAGAAGACAAAGCCGGAAGATAATGTTGACAG ACAAGTTGTCACCAACCACCTGCTTCATTTCCTCACGCTAGATCGCGGTGACGCCAAGCGTTTCCAAGTTTTGCAAGTCATGGCAGGCTATCTCAACTGGACTGATGAGCAGCGGGAACAGGCCGGACTTGCTCGACCAGGGGGTTCTAGCAACTCCTTACGCctccccctctcccccttccAGCGCACCCCCAGCTCGCCATCACTGAGTGCAGACATATTCTCTGAGCCCTCGTCTGCGAGAGATAGAGAATCCTTGGCTGAGCTCTGGGCCGGCTTCCTAGAGCGTAGTGCACAGGAGGGAACCAGTGAAGGGCCATCAAGAAAAGGCAGTGCAAGCAGTGTAGCCACAGGTGCCGGTGTCACAATAGGGCGTCCGGAATCACGGTCTTAA
- a CDS encoding uncharacterized protein (TransMembrane:4 (n10-20c25/26o49-70i145-168o180-199i228-246o)) — translation MAISWDSIRAFVLFFGPMLLPKAISYYRSVRSAPRRHGLSVQPVPTTIRIAIFMLSFFAFMLVVKTLPFFSPENVFTKTQSRLQIPVDVLFNRISAVRPNNVFTEWDHALRSKFVNQESRLLYFQFGPEVLAECLFCSADEPRSYFYYALPAILWPHIANLTALAIVTSPSVTGKYGSQWRSLATIASAILAGLEVYFVHSYNHQVNSRALRLSDIDFFYWTMRNYRFVALAALDAVVAFALYLAATNRAFVQPPSPAERIELVNRALVTAKSKMNASGIVKNTIMRDEDLRSRSQGYWQHEVRLMGEVMEEREVIDGVNDALSNRIDIQNITRDAETYTQSVLRQQE, via the exons ATGGCCATCTCTTGGGATTC CATCCGTGCCTTTGTCCTTTTCTTTGGGCCCATGCTTCTGCCCAAGGCCATCTCCTACTATCGAAGCGTCCGATCGGCTCCTCGACGACATGGCCTTTCCGTGCAGCCCGTTCCGACAACGATCCGCATAGCGATTTTCATGCTCTCATTCTTCGCATTCATGCTCGTTGTGAAAACATTgcccttcttttcccccgAAAACGTCTTCACCAAAACGCAGAGCCGGCTGCAAATCCCCGTCGATGTGCTGTTCAACCGCATCTCGGCCGTGCGGCCCAACAACGTCTTTACGGAGTGGGACCACGCACTGAGATCCAAATTCGTCAACCAGGAGAGCCGGCTTCTGTACTTCCAGTTCGGCCCGGAGGTCTTGGCTGAATGCTTGTTCTGCAGTGCTGACGAACCGAGAAGCTACTTCTACTATGCTCTCCCCGCGATATTGTGGCCGCATATTGCAAACTTGACCGCGCTCGCCATAGTGACGAGTCCTTCGGTGACGGGCAAATATGGTTCTCAATGGCGGTCGCTGGCAACCATTGCCTCTGCGATTCTGGCTGGGCTGGAGGTGTATTTTGTGCACTCTTATAACCATCAAGTGAATTCGCGGGCGTTGCGTCTTAGCGATATAGACTTTTTCTACTGGACGATGCGCAACTACAGGTTCGTCGCCCTGGCTGCTCTCGATGCTGTCGTTGCGTTTGCCTTGTATTTGGCGGCTACGAACCGCGCATTTGTCCAGcccccatctccagcagAACGAATTGAGCTCGTAAACAGGGCGCTCGTTACTGCTAAGAGCAAGATGAATGCGTCTGGCATTGTGAAGAACACAATCATGCGTGACGAAGATTTACGATCCCGTTCTCAAGGCTACTGGCAGCACGAAGTTCGGCTTATGGGAGAAGTCATGGAGGAGCGAGAAGTCATTGATGGTGTAAATGACGCTCTAAGTAACAGGATCGATATCCAAAACATAACGCGAGATGCGGAAACGTATACGCAGAGCGTCCTACGACAGCAAGAATAG
- a CDS encoding uncharacterized protein (EggNog:ENOG41): MTRGNQRELARAKNAKKEAAKKGGNAKSGSEMAKQGLSDAEKMRQKQMEADKKRAEKEAEALKAKMEAKIKK; the protein is encoded by the exons ATGACCCGCGGAAATCAACGTGAGTTGGCTCGAGCCAAGaatgccaagaaggaggccgCCAAG AAAGGCGGCAACGCCAAATCTGGCTCCGAGATGGCGAAGCAAGGCTTGAGTGACGCCGAGAAGATGCGACAGAAACAAATGGAGG CCGACAAGAAAAGAGCGGAAAAGGAAGCAGAAGCGCTGAAGGCGAAGATGGAGGCGAAAATCAAGAAATAA
- a CDS encoding uncharacterized protein (EggNog:ENOG41~TransMembrane:4 (i21-43o49-74i95-113o125-148i)): MAGFMNSSAIRGAGLVILQALRVATVITLLTAGAACWILIINVQKSKPYFIFECFTLFFVSVFCSLLVVSELAFAEFIKIYLRRMWPVLSDHHGLSWLGIGMIIIGCNLLGMLNHDLNMSSALSSLVLAAGILSFIFGFLNFICSFIWCDRKEGITSRDIRANGSLARSQRPYSEYGGSSKSSSIRNEKTRSRFMFWKNEKDEEYMTGQPESRPPYIITHHVRDIEAQSDSPIIPGLKRPDTALHPMNSRSSRSSRYSEANMSRF; this comes from the coding sequence ATGGCTGGCTTCATGAACTCGTCAGCTATTCGGGGCGCTGGACTGGTCATTCTCCAGGCCCTCCGTGTCGCTACCGTCATCACTCTCTTGACTGCCGGAGCGGCTTGCTGGATTCTAATCATCAACGTCCAAAAGAGTAAGCCGTACTTCATTTTTGAGTGCTTCacgctcttcttcgtctcggTTTTCTGCTCCTTGCTCGTCGTCTCGGAACTGGCTTTTGCGGAATTCATCAAGATCTACCTACGTCGCATGTGGCCTGTCTTGTCCGACCACCACGGGCTTAGTTGGCTGGGCATCGGCATGATTATCATCGGCTGCAACCTCTTGGGAATGCTCAACCACGACCTGAACATGTCTTCTGCCCTCTCCTCACTGGTGCTCGCTGCAGGTATCCTGTCCTTTATTTTCGGCTTCCTCAACTTCATCTGTTCGTTCATCTGGTGTGACAGAAAAGAGGGCATCACGTCTCGCGACATTCGTGCAAACGGCTCGCTGGCGCGGTCTCAGCGCCCATACTCCGAAtacggcggcagcagcaagtcgTCTTCCATTCGAAacgagaagacgaggagccgATTTATGTTTTggaaaaacgaaaaagacgaagaataTATGACAGGCCAGCCTGAGAGTCGCCCTCCCTACATCATCACTCATCACGTTCGTGATATCGAAGCTCAGAGCGATAGCCCCATTATCCCGGGCCTGAAGCGTCCTGATACGGCTTTGCACCCAATGaacagccgcagcagccgcagcagtcGGTATTCTGAGGCGAACATGTCTCGCTTTTGA